A genomic region of Bactrocera dorsalis isolate Fly_Bdor chromosome 3, ASM2337382v1, whole genome shotgun sequence contains the following coding sequences:
- the LOC125777886 gene encoding piggyBac transposable element-derived protein 3-like, giving the protein MNSRRGLNVHEIISALEDDHNILSADIFITPPENNDFSDEDSGSEEAGEIGNLTRRQLLAEAEVRCQLPSADGVLETVDGIPFINQDEQEQQPSASQSNEPPAKKSKTIVTRKWRQKDIAANPERESMQPDFVLDKDNPLDFFEMFFDEEVFELLRSSTEQNAIAKGHVNFRVTVEEIKNFIGILLLSGYNSASRYRLYWDQSIDTHHPGVASCMTRNRFEELLRFFHACDNNRLPSDDKFAKVRPLWNLMNERWLKFYPGDKHLSIDESMVPYFGKHGAKQHIHGKPIRFGYKIWSLCTRLGYLIYGEPYQGAKTGNTNPNLGVGGSVVTNLISKLPSDNHYSFYIDNFFTSLRLLDEVSQMGHVITGTLRANRTEGAPLKDIKEMKKTSRGSHHQITDLSSNMTLVRYNDNNIVTIASTESGVHPIGKVKRWCGNKRVDVDQPHCYLLYNKYMGGVDRLDQNVGKYRISIRLKRWYWQMIMFPINACANNAFQLYRVSPAGQAKDAHDFLSFTRYIVQTYLILGKPSTSIAKRIGGKTPLTTKSKLPDSVRLDGKEHYIIRNETQIRCRECHKNTKFKCSKCGVGLHQHCSQAFHTIK; this is encoded by the exons ATGAATTCCAGGAGAGG GTTGAACGTTCACGAAATTATATCGGCATTAGAAGATGATCATAATATACTGTCTGCAGATATATTTATCACACCACCTGAAAACAATGACTTCAGCGATGAAGACAGCGGAAGCGAAGAAGCGGGAGAAATAGGTAATCTTACGCGTCGGCAACTACTAGCAGAAGCTGAGGTGCGATGCCAGCTACCATCAGCAGATGGGGTCCTGGAAACCGTAGATGGAATTCCATTTATAAATCAGGATGAACAGGAACAACAGCCGTCCGCGTCTCAGTCAAATGAACCACCTGCAAAAAAATCTAAGACTATTGTCACGAGGAAGTGGAGACAAAAAGATATAGCTGCAAACCCTGAAAGGGAGTCGATGCAACCTGATTTCGTTTTAGATAAGGATAATCCATTAGATTTTTTTGAGATGTTTTTTGACGAAGAAGTTTTCGAGCTCCTGCGGTCTAGCACGGAACAAAATGCAATTGCAAAAGGACATGTCAATTTTCGAGTCACtgttgaagaaattaaaaactttatcgGTATTTTGCTTTTGTCAGGCTACAATAGCGCTTCACGCTATAGATTATACTGGGATCAAAGTATTGACACTCATCATCCAGGAGTTGCATCATGCATGACTCGTAATCGTTTTGAAGAGCTTTTACGTTTTTTTCATGCATGCGATAACAACCGCCTACCTTCTGACGATAAGTTTGCAAAAGTAAGGCCACTGTGGAATCTTATGAATGAGAGATGGCTAAAGTTTTATCCCGGAGACAAACATTTGTCTATCGATGAGTCTATGGTACCTTATTTTGGAAAACATGGCGCAAAACAACATATTCACGGTAAACCAATACGTTTTGGCTATAAGATTTGGTCACTGTGTACACGATTGGGTTATCTTATTTATGGAGAACCTTACCAAGGAGCTAAAACTGGTAACACCAATCCAAATCTAGGCGTTGGAGGCTCTGTAGTGACAAATTTGATTTCGAAACTGCCAAGTGATAACCACTACAGTTTctatattgataattttttcacttctttACGTTTACTAGACGAAGTAAGTCAGATGGGTCATGTTATCACTGGTACATTACGTGCTAATAGAACAGAAGGTGCCCCGCTAAAAGACATCAAGGAGATGAAAAAGACATCACGGGGTTCGCACCACCAAATTACGGATTTATCATCCAACATGACTTTAGTGCgctacaacgacaacaacatcGTAACTATTGCCTCAACGGAAAGCGGTGTTCATCCGATTGGTAAGGTGAAGAGATGGTGCGGCAATAAAAGAGTAGACGTAGATCAACCGCATTGCTATctattatataacaaatatatgggCGGAGTCGATCGACTCGaccaaaatgttggaaaatatagaatttcaaTAAGACTGAAGAGATGGTATTGGCAAATGATAATGTTCCCCATAAATGCCTGTGCTAATAATGCTTTTCAGTTATACCGAGTTTCACCAGCAGGCCAAGCTAAAGACGCTCATGATTTCTTGTCTTTTACAAGATACATTGTGCAGACTTATTTGATACTTGGCAAACCTTCTACATCCATAGCAAAACGCATTGGAGGCAAGACACCGTTAACTACGAAAAGTAAGCTGCCAGATTCGGTAAGGCTGGATGGGAAGGAACACTATATCATTAGAAACGAAACTCAAATTCGATGCCGCGAATGTCACAAGAATACGAAATTCAAATGCAGTAAATGTGGAGTTGGCCTCCATCAACATTGTTCTCAAGCTTTTCATaccataaagtaa